In Chryseobacterium shigense, the following proteins share a genomic window:
- a CDS encoding oligosaccharide flippase family protein — MVNRIKKIFNTKDKKALLENFVSLSALQLIGMVLPLVTLPYILRVIGFEKYGVIVFSASLIAYFTALTDFSFRITATRDVAIYRDSPKRLNIIYSKVLTIKTLFLLLSWLIIAIAVYLYPPFYENREIYFYTSLLLLGYVLFPEWFFQGIEKMRYITYLNLGIKLFFTLCVFIFIKKESDFWIYPLLQSAGYVGAGLVGQYVLVKKYKLKFIFLPYKLIVKTIKTNSPIFINQFVPNLYNNTSTFLLGILGTPKLVGIYQAILTVVNLIVTLIEILSRVFFPFLNRKKDAFQWYKNMMLITISAMIIGVLAFNKLIFWYLNINYENAFWILFILAIGLFGYTLYNIFGLNYFIVHRQDKLVMKNTLLASVLGFILAYPLIHFYSVLGAAINLSLARCIMGGGLFYKFFKTKK, encoded by the coding sequence ATGGTTAACAGAATAAAGAAAATTTTTAATACCAAAGATAAAAAAGCGCTGTTGGAAAACTTCGTTTCATTATCCGCATTGCAACTGATAGGTATGGTACTGCCGTTAGTTACTCTGCCTTATATTCTGAGGGTAATAGGCTTTGAAAAATATGGAGTCATTGTTTTTTCAGCATCACTTATTGCTTACTTTACTGCCCTGACGGATTTTAGCTTCAGGATTACAGCAACCCGTGACGTGGCCATTTACAGGGATAGCCCGAAAAGGCTGAATATCATCTACAGTAAGGTTTTAACAATTAAAACACTTTTCCTGTTGTTATCCTGGCTTATCATTGCTATAGCGGTTTATCTGTATCCGCCGTTCTACGAGAACAGGGAAATTTATTTTTATACAAGCTTGCTTTTATTAGGCTATGTATTATTTCCCGAATGGTTTTTTCAAGGTATTGAAAAGATGCGCTATATCACTTATCTGAATTTGGGAATTAAACTCTTTTTTACCTTATGTGTCTTTATTTTTATTAAAAAGGAAAGTGATTTCTGGATTTATCCTCTTCTGCAAAGCGCCGGATATGTGGGAGCAGGCTTGGTAGGGCAATATGTGCTGGTAAAGAAATACAAACTGAAATTCATATTTCTGCCTTATAAGCTGATTGTTAAAACGATAAAAACCAATTCGCCCATTTTCATCAACCAGTTTGTCCCGAATCTCTACAACAATACCAGTACTTTTCTGTTGGGAATTTTAGGAACACCAAAGCTGGTGGGGATTTACCAGGCTATTTTAACGGTAGTTAACCTGATTGTAACCCTGATTGAAATTCTTTCCCGTGTATTCTTCCCATTCCTGAACCGCAAAAAAGATGCATTCCAATGGTATAAGAACATGATGCTCATTACCATAAGCGCAATGATTATTGGCGTGCTGGCTTTTAATAAATTAATCTTCTGGTACCTGAATATAAACTATGAAAATGCATTCTGGATCTTATTCATATTGGCGATAGGATTGTTTGGTTACACCTTATATAATATTTTCGGACTCAATTATTTTATTGTGCACCGTCAGGATAAATTAGTTATGAAAAATACCTTACTGGCCTCTGTCCTGGGTTTTATTTTGGCTTATCCCCTGATTCACTTTTATTCTGTTCTTGGGGCTGCTATTAATTTATCCCTGGCAAGATGCATTATGGGCGGAGGATTATTTTATAAATTTTTTAAAACGAAGAAATGA
- a CDS encoding glycosyltransferase family 2 protein, whose amino-acid sequence MKSITVFTPTFDREKTLARLYNSLCSQSSQDFKWIIVDDGSGDNTSAQVQQWIEEGSIEIQYYYQKNKGKLAAQILALNYIDTELFTCIDSDDYMPDDSIENILKFWKTNKKANSAGIIGLDAYEDGSVAGEHLPDIKESTYSELVDHYKIKGDKKYIFDTEVYKKYLPYPYFENEIFHEVSWIFTLIDQEYKFLLSNEIYCIIEYQQDGLSNGLYKRYKDSPNSFIEYRKVKMKYGISKKIVLKNSVHYISSCLFAKKWNFFKDSPNRFYTLIAIPFGIALNVYISHKVKQNTQRIKQGKLI is encoded by the coding sequence ATGAAGTCAATTACCGTTTTTACACCTACTTTCGATAGAGAAAAGACTCTAGCCAGGCTTTATAATTCCCTGTGCAGCCAAAGCAGCCAGGATTTTAAATGGATCATTGTAGACGATGGCTCAGGTGATAATACTTCCGCTCAGGTTCAGCAATGGATAGAAGAAGGCAGCATTGAAATACAATATTATTACCAGAAGAATAAAGGAAAACTGGCCGCCCAGATTTTAGCTTTGAATTATATAGATACTGAATTATTCACCTGTATCGATTCAGATGATTACATGCCGGATGACAGCATCGAAAACATATTAAAATTTTGGAAAACCAATAAAAAAGCCAATTCCGCAGGGATTATTGGTCTGGATGCCTATGAAGATGGTTCCGTGGCAGGCGAACACTTACCGGATATTAAAGAATCTACATATTCTGAACTGGTAGATCACTACAAAATTAAAGGAGACAAGAAATATATTTTTGATACGGAAGTGTACAAAAAGTACCTGCCGTATCCCTATTTTGAAAATGAAATTTTTCATGAAGTCAGCTGGATCTTTACCCTGATTGACCAGGAGTATAAATTCCTTCTCTCAAATGAAATTTACTGTATCATAGAATACCAGCAGGACGGCCTGTCCAATGGACTCTACAAAAGATATAAAGACAGTCCCAATTCATTTATCGAATACAGAAAAGTAAAAATGAAATACGGAATCAGTAAAAAAATAGTGCTGAAGAACTCAGTACATTATATCTCCTCATGTCTTTTTGCCAAAAAATGGAATTTCTTTAAAGATTCCCCCAACAGGTTTTATACGCTCATAGCCATTCCCTTCGGAATAGCACTCAATGTATACATCAGCCATAAAGTAAAACAGAACACACAAAGGATTAAACAAGGAAAACTGATTTAG
- a CDS encoding sugar transferase, which translates to MYKFFFKRMIDFTVALTGLILLSPVFIVVTVLLYIANQGKPFFVQTRPGLNEKMFSIIKFKTMNDKKDRQGHYLPDSERLTAIGRFIRQTSLDELPQLINVLKGDMALIGPRPLLPQYIPLYNEDQKRRHNIRPGITGWAQVNGRNTISWTKKFELDIWYIDHLSFETDCRVILLTLKKVIKKEGINQAGQATAEIFNGSN; encoded by the coding sequence GTGTATAAATTTTTTTTTAAACGGATGATAGACTTTACGGTTGCATTAACAGGCCTGATTTTGTTATCTCCTGTTTTTATCGTGGTAACAGTGTTACTGTACATCGCAAATCAGGGTAAGCCTTTTTTTGTTCAGACCAGACCGGGCCTGAATGAAAAAATGTTCAGCATCATCAAGTTCAAAACAATGAATGATAAAAAAGACAGACAGGGCCATTACCTGCCGGATTCGGAACGTTTGACGGCTATCGGGCGTTTTATCCGCCAGACTTCCCTGGATGAGCTTCCGCAGCTAATTAATGTATTAAAAGGAGATATGGCACTTATAGGTCCGAGACCCCTGCTGCCACAATATATTCCTTTATACAATGAAGATCAGAAAAGAAGACACAATATACGCCCCGGTATTACGGGCTGGGCACAGGTGAATGGAAGAAATACTATTTCGTGGACAAAAAAATTTGAACTGGACATATGGTATATAGATCATTTGTCATTTGAAACAGACTGCAGGGTGATTCTTCTTACTTTAAAAAAAGTGATAAAAAAAGAAGGAATAAACCAGGCAGGGCAGGCAACGGCAGAAATTTTTAATGGGAGTAATTAA
- a CDS encoding glycosyltransferase family 4 protein: MNIIFLEAVQIHGGARKSTIELAKRLNEEGHNSVIVDFWGSCSEFIEDVQANKIPIQILKKNDSPIAIFGTRNPFKIGINIILFLLDWIRLKKEFKKFQSTFKPDVVIINNIKTNSLLKKGKDYKIAYFARGWFAYNSIGFLKKLMFKYNSDYFIGVSQSTRQAIYTGGLAPLEKIFVVPNAIDLTKVDRYKKEKPERKDNDPMVILHCGGFLPAKGQDLSISLAKKLKDNSINFKMILMGAVYDTPVSENFLNKIRAEINQYKLDNHVEILLNQKDPYSIFKNSDILIHPSDTEGLPRVIMEALAFEIPVIANPVGGVTDYILHNFTGYIATHNNVDDYYEYICKLYYDRELYQFIAGNGKSLILNNYDRKNQVEEFDKIFKKLGKA; the protein is encoded by the coding sequence ATGAATATAATTTTCCTTGAAGCCGTTCAGATTCATGGTGGTGCTCGTAAAAGCACCATAGAATTGGCAAAACGACTAAATGAAGAGGGGCATAATTCGGTTATCGTAGATTTCTGGGGCAGTTGCAGTGAATTTATAGAAGATGTGCAGGCCAATAAGATCCCAATACAGATTTTAAAGAAAAATGATAGCCCAATTGCAATTTTTGGTACCAGAAATCCCTTTAAGATAGGGATCAATATCATTTTGTTTTTATTGGACTGGATCAGGCTGAAAAAAGAATTTAAAAAATTTCAGAGCACCTTTAAGCCGGATGTGGTGATCATCAATAACATCAAAACCAATTCGCTCTTAAAGAAAGGGAAAGACTATAAGATAGCTTATTTTGCAAGAGGCTGGTTTGCTTATAATTCTATAGGTTTCCTTAAAAAATTAATGTTTAAGTATAATTCCGATTATTTCATCGGAGTATCCCAGTCTACAAGACAGGCCATCTATACGGGCGGTTTGGCTCCTTTGGAAAAAATCTTTGTTGTACCCAATGCTATTGATCTGACGAAAGTAGATCGGTACAAAAAAGAAAAACCGGAGCGTAAGGATAATGATCCTATGGTGATCCTGCATTGTGGCGGCTTTTTACCGGCAAAAGGTCAGGATCTGTCAATTTCTTTGGCAAAGAAGCTAAAGGATAACAGTATTAATTTTAAGATGATTCTGATGGGAGCTGTATATGATACACCCGTTTCAGAGAATTTTTTAAATAAAATCAGGGCTGAAATTAATCAGTATAAGCTGGATAATCATGTAGAGATTCTGCTCAACCAGAAAGATCCGTACAGTATTTTTAAAAACAGTGATATTCTCATACATCCGTCCGATACCGAGGGTTTGCCCCGTGTAATTATGGAAGCCTTGGCATTTGAAATACCTGTTATTGCCAATCCCGTGGGAGGAGTTACAGATTATATCCTGCACAATTTTACCGGATATATTGCTACCCACAATAACGTGGATGATTATTATGAATATATCTGTAAACTCTATTATGACAGGGAATTGTATCAGTTTATCGCCGGCAACGGAAAATCGCTGATCCTCAATAATTACGACAGGAAAAACCAGGTAGAGGAGTTCGATAAAATCTTTAAAAAATTGGGTAAAGCATGA
- a CDS encoding polysaccharide pyruvyl transferase family protein: protein MNNAIIVPGVTDLNKGDQALVWESWRLAKDTGLYDEVYILDAGDNDEERALLCKQSEEHGFKLLDNILKHPRRGQHKADQHIKESGFELLKQIKNAGMDFKNTRHLIKICSDLEKVKKNFDDKTYQTVKQFHEAKTVFVKGGGFIHAYGEKTAPYLMWYFLFYVRLAKALGKKVVFLPNSYGPFIGLTVKQQVRTVFNQLDLVYARENVSAKSLSELLGKNIPVEMDLGFFLEKGSQEEALKILQKYNITKEDKIVGVTIRPWRFPGLPNPEALYKKYIDSVVELTKHLLSKGYKVALCNQSLGPNSHEDDRNAIKDLLEKIQHPDIIWINENLSCDVLKAVYSNFYFFIGTRFHSIIFSLTSLVPSIAIGYGGNKALGIMGDFNLDDYVIQIQDVQPDLLIKMFDKAISEYDQIKLKLDQSMSLVAESRNRLIKDIQSLY from the coding sequence ATGAACAATGCTATAATAGTACCGGGAGTAACGGATTTGAATAAAGGAGATCAGGCATTGGTCTGGGAAAGCTGGAGGCTGGCAAAAGATACCGGGCTTTATGATGAAGTGTACATACTGGACGCCGGAGATAATGACGAAGAAAGGGCACTGTTATGCAAGCAGTCCGAGGAACACGGCTTCAAACTATTGGATAATATTTTAAAGCATCCGCGAAGAGGGCAGCATAAAGCCGATCAGCATATAAAAGAATCCGGATTTGAGCTTTTGAAGCAGATTAAAAATGCAGGAATGGATTTTAAAAACACCAGGCATCTCATTAAAATATGCAGCGATCTTGAAAAAGTAAAGAAAAACTTTGATGATAAGACCTACCAAACCGTTAAGCAGTTTCATGAGGCGAAAACCGTTTTTGTGAAAGGCGGAGGTTTTATCCATGCTTATGGTGAAAAAACAGCTCCGTATTTAATGTGGTATTTCCTGTTTTATGTAAGACTTGCCAAAGCGTTGGGAAAAAAAGTAGTTTTTCTGCCCAATTCTTATGGACCGTTTATAGGGCTGACGGTTAAACAACAGGTACGTACAGTATTCAATCAGCTGGATTTGGTGTATGCACGTGAAAATGTATCTGCAAAAAGCTTAAGTGAGTTATTGGGCAAAAATATTCCTGTAGAAATGGATCTTGGATTTTTCCTGGAAAAAGGAAGTCAGGAAGAAGCACTGAAAATATTACAGAAATATAATATAACAAAAGAAGATAAAATTGTAGGAGTTACCATCCGGCCGTGGCGTTTCCCGGGCTTACCAAATCCGGAAGCATTGTACAAAAAATACATCGACTCGGTTGTGGAGCTTACCAAGCATCTCTTAAGCAAAGGATACAAGGTTGCTTTATGTAACCAGTCTTTAGGCCCGAATTCTCATGAAGATGACCGTAATGCCATAAAAGATTTGCTTGAGAAAATCCAGCATCCCGATATCATCTGGATCAATGAAAACCTATCCTGTGATGTCCTGAAAGCAGTTTATTCCAATTTTTATTTTTTCATAGGGACACGTTTTCATTCCATCATATTTTCACTTACCTCCTTAGTTCCTTCCATTGCAATAGGGTATGGAGGCAACAAGGCGCTGGGAATTATGGGAGATTTTAATCTGGACGATTATGTTATTCAGATTCAGGATGTACAGCCGGACCTGCTGATAAAAATGTTTGATAAGGCTATTTCAGAATACGATCAGATCAAACTGAAGCTGGATCAGTCTATGAGCCTGGTTGCAGAGAGCAGAAACAGATTAATAAAAGACATTCAATCCTTATATTAA
- a CDS encoding RimK family alpha-L-glutamate ligase, whose translation MKIAVHHRKGSFSDRWIEYLEEKNIPYVILNAFDNDIIGQVKENKVTHFMWHFNQNYYEDMLHAKTLFRSLKQIGIETFPEEDAYWHFDDKVAQKYLLEALGVPLVKADVFYHRKEAEEYIENTSFPKVFKLKGGAGSINVKLIKTKSQARKIINQAFGCGFNAFDSWTVFTDTIERFWRQKTVHNFLRVVKWGFKGIFVDKQYKVFPKQRNYVYFQEFIPGLTYDIRLIVIGDKCYYLKRNTRDNDFRASGSGMLEFAPGKFNLESVSIAFKTAQQLNMVCVAYDFIFDSGDNPLMVEISYGFQPYVYDRCLGFYDKSLSWNESGVNLEYEIVNSFLNKFP comes from the coding sequence ATGAAGATAGCAGTACATCACCGTAAAGGAAGCTTTTCTGACCGCTGGATTGAATATCTGGAAGAAAAAAATATACCTTATGTGATATTGAATGCATTTGATAATGATATTATCGGGCAGGTAAAAGAAAATAAAGTAACCCATTTTATGTGGCATTTCAATCAGAATTATTATGAAGATATGCTGCATGCAAAAACCTTGTTCAGATCCCTTAAGCAGATCGGGATCGAAACCTTTCCGGAAGAGGATGCTTACTGGCATTTTGACGATAAAGTAGCCCAGAAGTATCTCCTGGAAGCTTTGGGGGTACCATTGGTAAAAGCAGACGTTTTTTATCACCGGAAAGAAGCGGAAGAATATATAGAAAATACGTCATTCCCGAAGGTTTTTAAATTAAAGGGAGGAGCCGGATCCATTAATGTAAAGCTTATTAAAACAAAAAGCCAGGCAAGAAAGATTATAAATCAGGCTTTTGGATGTGGATTTAACGCTTTTGATTCCTGGACGGTTTTTACAGATACCATCGAAAGATTCTGGAGACAGAAAACAGTGCATAATTTTTTAAGAGTTGTAAAATGGGGTTTTAAAGGGATTTTTGTAGATAAACAGTACAAAGTTTTTCCCAAACAGAGAAACTATGTTTACTTCCAGGAGTTTATTCCCGGACTTACCTATGATATAAGACTCATCGTGATTGGCGATAAATGTTATTATCTGAAAAGAAATACCAGAGATAACGATTTCAGGGCTTCCGGAAGTGGTATGCTGGAATTTGCGCCCGGAAAATTTAACCTGGAATCAGTGAGTATTGCTTTTAAAACTGCTCAGCAATTGAATATGGTATGTGTTGCGTATGACTTTATCTTTGATTCCGGGGATAATCCCTTGATGGTAGAGATCAGTTATGGATTCCAGCCTTATGTTTATGACCGTTGCTTAGGTTTTTACGATAAGTCGCTGAGCTGGAATGAATCCGGAGTTAATCTTGAATATGAAATTGTTAATAGTTTTTTAAATAAGTTTCCATAA
- a CDS encoding right-handed parallel beta-helix repeat-containing protein, producing MKKLIFLFFVLIYFLGNCQYYVKDRFSGYETVRSKYFQKAKDITSYLPEGYSKNGDTDYTSYIQKGLNENSALIMPDFPVLINENGLVLKSNQKILFQKSSKLIMKPNGKDRNGMLNLFNIQNVDIYYPNITGDKHKHLSAAGEWGMGIYILSSGKINIIGSYIESNWGDGICIGSRNNINSSDITIKNVILKDNRRNGLTIGGVVNLLLENAYIANTSGTNPQAGIDIEPDSNSYEVKNVKLNNIETENNGNYGIIISPGNMVGKQQKAISVAINNFKDNGSRIGFGLAVTRDKPNAGFPQLNGNISVSNFSSQNNATAKFRSFKGASHQVNVNMDFGKLGASSKNANGFGQKFKNNAETITLK from the coding sequence ATGAAAAAGCTGATATTCTTATTTTTTGTCTTGATATATTTTTTAGGAAATTGTCAATATTATGTTAAAGACCGTTTTTCAGGGTATGAAACAGTCAGAAGCAAATATTTTCAAAAGGCAAAAGACATAACTTCCTATCTTCCGGAAGGGTATTCTAAAAACGGAGATACGGATTATACTTCTTACATCCAGAAAGGACTCAACGAAAATTCTGCCCTTATAATGCCTGATTTTCCTGTTCTTATCAATGAAAACGGATTGGTACTGAAATCCAACCAGAAAATTCTTTTTCAGAAAAGCTCAAAACTTATCATGAAGCCTAACGGTAAGGACCGTAACGGGATGCTTAATTTGTTCAATATTCAGAATGTAGATATCTATTATCCCAATATTACAGGAGATAAACACAAGCATTTATCGGCTGCCGGAGAATGGGGAATGGGAATCTATATACTGTCATCAGGCAAAATCAATATCATTGGTTCTTATATTGAAAGCAACTGGGGCGATGGTATTTGTATAGGCAGCAGAAATAATATTAACTCTTCAGACATAACGATTAAGAATGTAATTTTAAAAGATAACCGCAGAAACGGATTAACTATTGGGGGTGTCGTTAATCTGCTGTTGGAGAATGCTTACATCGCCAATACATCCGGAACTAATCCTCAGGCGGGAATAGATATTGAGCCGGACAGTAATTCCTACGAAGTAAAAAACGTTAAGCTTAACAATATCGAAACTGAAAACAACGGCAACTACGGAATCATCATTTCTCCCGGAAATATGGTTGGAAAACAGCAGAAGGCCATTTCAGTGGCGATTAATAATTTTAAAGATAACGGTTCCAGGATCGGCTTCGGGCTGGCTGTAACCAGGGACAAGCCCAATGCAGGCTTCCCTCAGCTTAACGGGAATATCAGCGTAAGCAATTTTTCTTCACAAAATAATGCAACGGCAAAATTCAGGTCATTTAAAGGAGCTTCGCACCAGGTGAATGTGAATATGGATTTTGGAAAACTGGGTGCATCTTCCAAAAATGCAAATGGCTTTGGCCAGAAATTTAAAAACAATGCCGAAACGATTACCTTGAAATAA
- a CDS encoding oligosaccharide repeat unit polymerase: MEVNKSYKLVLFTLSFLFFCIGFFIYGKISNTSYQDVYFLPIGLGFFTLFISNIFVKLKSYFIFWVITIQQLIRYIVIPFLFITGDKLKFGSTTVNEAYAVSMMLIELLFILIAYHICTFSKEGKPKKRKLDFLPLNTITTGLFFLFVLIIASNRSFLHKLSFVWDIATYLKLKVSGDLENISPLVSIMFPVMRAYIVLFIFSLINSFKLKQGTKLMLSMLVVLINATVIIGISRFSIVYASFPLILLLVYFYPDYRKKVVTYTSVFFGLILMIASLAKFSGNTKNADVGGFFTLHQLNAYFGGVANYAIGYDSYQKNQVNPFDKYYYFVSDITQNIPVLSKFSNDNYKTNIRFNNHIYGAGRSRDQIVPVSVAGLYHFSKYFFYIYIFVLTVLAFRFETKAYTVNSPVLFFLYIILAFGCATSMMINIGSLSATLFINLVVFIPFFTIINKLNLTK; the protein is encoded by the coding sequence ATGGAGGTAAATAAATCATATAAATTAGTTTTATTCACTTTAAGTTTTCTGTTTTTCTGCATAGGTTTTTTTATCTATGGGAAAATCAGCAATACTTCCTATCAGGATGTTTACTTTTTGCCCATAGGGTTGGGCTTTTTTACATTATTTATTTCCAACATATTTGTAAAGCTTAAATCTTATTTTATTTTCTGGGTGATAACCATTCAGCAGCTTATACGGTATATTGTTATTCCTTTTCTTTTTATAACGGGTGATAAATTAAAATTCGGAAGTACAACGGTGAATGAAGCCTATGCAGTTTCAATGATGCTTATTGAGCTGTTGTTCATATTGATTGCCTATCATATCTGTACCTTTTCAAAAGAAGGAAAACCTAAGAAAAGGAAATTGGATTTTCTACCGTTGAATACCATTACAACCGGTTTATTTTTCCTGTTTGTACTGATTATTGCATCGAACAGAAGCTTTCTGCATAAATTAAGTTTTGTATGGGATATTGCTACCTATTTAAAACTTAAGGTTTCCGGGGATCTGGAAAATATTTCCCCGCTGGTAAGTATTATGTTCCCTGTGATGAGGGCATACATCGTTCTATTTATTTTTTCACTGATCAATTCATTTAAATTAAAACAAGGGACAAAGCTGATGCTTTCCATGCTTGTTGTATTGATCAATGCGACTGTTATTATCGGGATCAGCCGGTTCAGTATTGTGTATGCTTCCTTTCCTCTGATCCTGTTGCTGGTTTATTTCTACCCGGATTACAGGAAAAAGGTTGTGACGTATACATCTGTTTTCTTTGGGTTGATCTTAATGATAGCTTCATTGGCCAAGTTTTCCGGGAATACCAAAAATGCCGATGTGGGAGGCTTTTTTACACTTCACCAGCTGAATGCTTATTTTGGAGGGGTGGCCAATTATGCCATTGGCTATGATTCCTATCAAAAGAACCAGGTAAACCCTTTTGACAAATATTATTATTTCGTTTCTGATATCACGCAGAATATCCCTGTACTCTCGAAGTTTTCCAACGACAATTATAAGACAAACATCAGGTTCAATAATCATATCTATGGGGCAGGCCGTTCCAGGGACCAGATTGTACCGGTTTCGGTAGCGGGGCTTTATCATTTTTCAAAGTACTTTTTTTACATCTATATATTTGTGTTAACTGTCTTGGCCTTTAGATTTGAAACAAAAGCTTATACTGTAAATTCCCCTGTTTTATTTTTTTTATACATCATTTTAGCTTTTGGCTGTGCAACATCCATGATGATTAATATTGGTTCCCTTTCCGCTACATTATTTATTAACCTGGTTGTATTTATACCATTCTTTACAATAATTAACAAATTAAATCTGACAAAATGA
- a CDS encoding glycosyltransferase family 4 protein codes for MKLIRTSTIPLSLNVLLKGQLKFLNGFYEVVGIASKGHLLDEVEQREGIKTIEVNMERGISPLKDLTSLYQLYKILKIEKPLIVHSITPKAGLLTMLAGKIAGVPIRMHTFTGLIFPTRKGAVQKLLISMDQLLCWAATHVYPEGEGVKKDLMQYRITSKSLKVIGNGNVNGIDLTYFSHGQITAEQRQLLKQELNIKDTHFVFVFVGRLVGDKGINELVKAFSFLNKTGSTQYRPKLLLVGPLEQELDPLEQNTLEEIKNNPDIISVGFQKDVRPYFAIADALVFPSYREGFPNVVMQAGAMGLPSIVSNINGCNEIIVENRNGVIVPAKNSEKLKEAMIRMISDVDYYHQLKMNARPMIQSRYEQSVVWDALLSEYNKLLKERKYRV; via the coding sequence ATGAAACTAATCCGGACATCAACAATACCATTGTCTTTAAATGTTTTGTTAAAAGGACAGTTAAAGTTTTTAAATGGATTTTATGAAGTTGTGGGAATAGCTTCCAAAGGTCATTTGCTTGATGAAGTAGAGCAGAGAGAAGGTATAAAAACAATTGAAGTCAATATGGAAAGAGGAATAAGTCCTTTAAAAGACCTGACTTCTCTCTATCAGTTATATAAAATTTTAAAAATAGAAAAACCCCTTATTGTACATTCCATTACCCCTAAAGCAGGGCTTTTAACAATGCTGGCGGGTAAAATTGCCGGAGTACCTATCCGTATGCACACATTTACAGGGCTTATTTTTCCAACCAGGAAAGGAGCGGTGCAGAAACTTCTTATCAGCATGGACCAGTTGTTGTGCTGGGCTGCTACCCATGTTTATCCGGAAGGAGAAGGAGTGAAAAAAGATTTGATGCAATACAGAATCACTTCAAAATCGTTAAAAGTGATCGGGAACGGAAATGTAAATGGGATCGACCTGACCTATTTTTCACATGGGCAGATTACTGCAGAACAGAGACAGCTTCTAAAGCAGGAACTGAATATCAAAGACACTCATTTTGTTTTTGTATTTGTAGGACGTTTGGTAGGAGACAAAGGAATTAATGAACTGGTTAAAGCATTTTCCTTTTTAAATAAAACAGGAAGCACACAATACCGGCCTAAATTATTATTGGTTGGTCCGCTGGAACAGGAACTGGATCCGCTGGAACAGAACACCTTGGAAGAGATTAAAAATAATCCTGATATCATATCTGTAGGCTTTCAGAAAGATGTCCGCCCTTATTTTGCAATTGCTGATGCATTGGTTTTTCCAAGTTACCGGGAAGGTTTTCCCAATGTGGTAATGCAGGCCGGAGCGATGGGATTGCCAAGTATCGTTTCCAATATCAATGGCTGCAACGAAATTATTGTAGAAAACAGGAACGGAGTCATAGTTCCGGCAAAGAATAGTGAGAAGCTCAAAGAAGCAATGATAAGAATGATATCAGATGTGGATTATTATCATCAGCTGAAAATGAATGCCCGGCCAATGATTCAGTCCCGCTATGAGCAGTCCGTGGTTTGGGATGCCTTATTAAGTGAATATAACAAACTGCTTAAAGAAAGAAAATATCGTGTATAA